From one Deinococcus budaensis genomic stretch:
- a CDS encoding aminopeptidase, which translates to MTLSFDDKLARYAELLVRTGVNLPRGGKLLVQAPLEAAPLVRLVVRAAYRAGAVDVRVLYNDPQLGLALFEDGTDEAVEFLPEWHAAQREAMVADGYASIGLVGEDPSLLAGVDPGRIARRSKLMAQAMKTVSEATGGFEVNWTVAAMSTPEWAARVYPNLPGEEAVARLWDDIFAVTRADRTDPVAAWDAHLTRLERLTAYLNAKQYAALHLRSELGTDLTVGLADNHVWQGGAETARNGVRGVPNLPTDEVFTAPHRERVDGVAVASKPLSARGQLIGGIRVRFEGGRAVEISAEQGEDTLRGLVDTDEGAGRLGEIALVPASAPVAQTGTLFLNTLFDENAASHIAFGRCYPTNVRDGENPEALIAAGGNDSLIHVDWMLGTPGTDVDGVTADGTREPLMRGGEWVVGDQPAAPGAEAGA; encoded by the coding sequence ATGACCCTCTCCTTCGACGACAAGCTCGCCCGTTACGCCGAACTGCTGGTCCGCACGGGCGTGAATCTGCCCCGGGGCGGCAAGCTGCTGGTGCAGGCGCCGCTGGAGGCCGCGCCGCTGGTCCGGCTGGTGGTCCGCGCCGCGTACCGGGCGGGCGCCGTGGACGTGCGGGTGCTGTACAACGACCCCCAGCTGGGCCTGGCGCTGTTCGAGGACGGCACGGACGAGGCGGTGGAGTTCCTGCCGGAGTGGCACGCGGCCCAGCGCGAGGCGATGGTGGCGGACGGTTACGCGTCCATCGGTCTCGTGGGTGAGGACCCCTCGCTGCTGGCGGGCGTGGACCCCGGACGCATCGCGCGGCGCTCCAAGCTCATGGCCCAGGCGATGAAGACCGTGTCGGAGGCGACCGGCGGCTTCGAGGTGAACTGGACGGTCGCCGCGATGTCCACCCCCGAGTGGGCCGCCCGCGTCTACCCGAACCTGCCGGGCGAGGAGGCGGTCGCCCGGCTGTGGGACGACATCTTCGCCGTGACGCGGGCCGACCGTACCGACCCGGTCGCCGCCTGGGACGCGCACCTCACGCGGCTGGAGCGCCTCACCGCTTACCTCAACGCCAAGCAGTACGCGGCCCTCCACCTGAGGTCCGAGCTGGGCACCGACCTCACGGTGGGGCTGGCCGACAACCACGTCTGGCAGGGCGGCGCCGAGACGGCCAGAAACGGCGTGCGCGGGGTGCCCAACCTGCCCACCGACGAGGTGTTCACCGCCCCGCACCGCGAGCGGGTGGACGGCGTGGCGGTCGCCTCCAAGCCGCTCTCGGCCCGTGGGCAACTGATCGGGGGCATCCGGGTGCGCTTCGAGGGCGGGCGCGCAGTGGAGATCAGCGCCGAGCAAGGCGAAGACACCCTGCGCGGGCTGGTCGACACCGACGAGGGCGCTGGCCGCCTGGGCGAGATCGCGCTGGTGCCCGCCTCGGCGCCCGTGGCGCAGACCGGAACCCTCTTCCTGAACACCCTCTTCGACGAGAACGCCGCCTCGCACATCGCCTTCGGGCGCTGCTACCCCACCAACGTCCGGGACGGCGAGAACCCGGAAGCCCTGATCGCGGCGGGCGGCAACGACTCCCTGATTCACGTGGACTGGATGCTCGGCACGCCCGGCACCGACGTGGACGGCGTGACCGCAGACGGCACGCGCGAACCGCTGATGCGCGGGGGGGAATGGGTGGTCGGGGACCAGCCCGCCGCCCC